A section of the Quercus lobata isolate SW786 unplaced genomic scaffold, ValleyOak3.0 Primary Assembly Scq3eQI_100, whole genome shotgun sequence genome encodes:
- the LOC115972935 gene encoding uncharacterized protein LOC115972935 — MDGTENAAHDFHNQLQADFSGAIKGIKAVDQVSLISNSKCTTSSIESVDGDQIRERLDKAVASLAWGARFKEARVYHLSNSASDHSPLSLHFFLKQKKRFQRKIFKFKSMWLKDPKCEDIVKNAWEEGSVFVGRFPISRCMELCRNRLEVWNKREFGHVGMKINELQKRLEWLELQAASPATISAIRETRVDLNCWLDRETAMWFQRSCGNWFQAGDQNT, encoded by the exons ATGGATGGAACGGAGAATGCGGCACATGATTTCCATAATCAATTGCAAGCTGATTTCTCGGGAGCAATTAAGGGCATTAAGGCCGTGGATCAAGTTAGtttgatttcaaattcaaaatgtaCAACTAGCAGTATTGAG TCAGTGGATGGGGATCAGATTAGAGAAAGGTTGGACAAAGCTGTGGCGTCGCTAGCATGGGGTGCACGGTTTAAGGAAGCTCGAGTTTATCACCTCTCAAACTCGGCGTCAGATCACTCTCCTCTTTCGTTGCACTTCTTCTTGAAACAAAAGAAACGGTTTCAACGAaagattttcaaattcaaatctatgTGGCTGAAGGATCCAAAGTGTGAAGACATAGTAAAGAACGCTTGGGAGGAAGGAAGCGTGTTTGTCGGTAGATTTCCGATATCGAGGTGTATGGAGTTATGTCGGAATCGGTTAGAAGTGTGGAATAAGAGGGAGTTCGGGCATGTTGGAATGAAGATTAATGAACTTCAAAAGAGACTGGAATGGCTCGAGCTCCAAGCGGCTTCTCCAGCTACCATTAGTGCAATAAGGGAGACACGTGTAGATTTGAATTGTTGGCTGGACAGAGAGACGGCCATGTGGTTTCAGAGGTCCTGTGGGAATTGGTTTCAGGCAGGAGACCAAAATACTTAG
- the LOC115972936 gene encoding uncharacterized protein LOC115972936, whose translation MEKLVFDSRWKSLIMRCVTIVSYSFKINGKISKSIQPSRGIRQSDPLLPYLFLIVAEGLFALIKKSVEEGVLEGISICRREPKLSHLFFADDSLIFCKATLFDCDYLQQIFQVYEKASGQQLNRAKTSFFFSINTSKEVQEEIKVRFGAQVIKQHEKYLGLPSLVGRNKRASFNDIKVKLSKKLAGWKGKLLSKAGKEVLIKTVAQAIPPYTMSCFKILDSLCDELTSMIRQFWWGQRGEEKKVAWLSWDKLCEPKESGGMGF comes from the coding sequence ATGGAGAAATTGGTGTTTGATTCGAGATGGAAGAGTTTGATTATGAGATGTGTGACAATAGTATCATATTCTTTCAAAATTAATGGAAAGATTAGCAAATCAATTCAACCTTCAAGGGGAATTCGCCAAAGTGATCCTTTATTGCCTTATCTTTTTCTCATTGTGGCTGAAGGTCTGTTTGCTTTGATTAAGAAGTCAGTGGAGGAAGGGGTACTGGAGGGTATTTCTATCTGTAGGAGGGAGCCTAAACTTTCACACTTGTTCTTTGCTGATGATAGCCTCATATTTTGCAAGGCTACCTTATTTGATTGTGAttatttacaacaaattttccaagtgtaTGAGAAGGCATCAGGTCAACAACTTAATCGTGCtaagacttcttttttttttagcatcaaCACCTCAAAAGAGGTTCAGGAGGAAATAAAGGTTCGGTTTGGAGCACAGGTTATTAAACAACATGAAAAATACTTGGGATTGCCATCCCTTGTGGGGAGGAACAAAAGAGCTAGTTTTAATGACATAAAAGTTAAGCTTTCTAAGAAATTGGCTGGTTGGAAGGGTAAACTTCTTTCAAAGGCAGGTAAGGAGGTCTTGATTAAAACAGTGGCCCAAGCTATCCCCCCTTACACCATGAGTTGTTTCAAGATCCTGGACTCTCTTTGTGACGAGCTTACTAGTATGATAAGgcaattttggtgggggcaacgAGGAGAGGAGAAGAAGGTGGCTTGGTTGAGTTGGGATAAGTTGTGTGAACCAAAGGAGAGTGGTGGGATGGgtttttga